Within the Oreochromis niloticus isolate F11D_XX linkage group LG14, O_niloticus_UMD_NMBU, whole genome shotgun sequence genome, the region TTTGAATGGTCTGCCACAGACATTTAAACTCCACCTTCACTACCTCTACCCCTTGCATCTTTACTGCTCCACCAGTGTTCCTTTCATTCACACACAagtattctgtcttgcttctactCACTTCATTCCTTTACTCTCCAGgccatacctccacctctccaggctctcctTATCTGCTCCCCACTCTCACTAGACATGACAATGTTATCCTCAAATATCATCTGTCAACATGTCCATCGCTGCCACAAACAAGAAGGGCTTCAGCACTTATCACTGAGCTTACACCCACCCCCACCTTGAACCCTTCTGTCACTTTTACTGTACACCTCACTGATGTCTCGCTGTACTGCACCACCCTTTGCCACTCCTGATTTCCTCATTTTGTATCACAGTTCCTTTCTTAGTACCTTATCATATGCTTTCtctagatccacaaagacacaaaaaaccCCTCTCACCTTCTCTATCAAAATTCTTAAAGCAAACATTGCATCTATAGTACTCTCTCGGCATGAAGccatactgctgctcactgatcatCATCCCTGTCCTTAACCTTCCTTTCAACCacttattcccacagtttcatGGTATGACTCATCAACTTTATCCCTCTGTAGTTATTATTAGGGTTGTCATGATACTGCAGTTGCAAACTTTATATCGATACCTGGGAAAATACACCATACAATTTTGATACCACTAGGAAGATTTTTGCCCTTCTGCAACAACAGAAGTAAAAGTTTTTGAAAAAGTTCATTTGTTAATTTCCAACTAATTTTCCCGGTTTTAAGTTATATTTAACAAAACCGGTATTAGATTAAGATCAAGTTGAAAAGTGTTAGTTTGGAGCTTTTATCCAGTTCACAAATTATTTAGATGATTTCATTACAGACCCTGaagataaaatatattttagaatCTACTAATAAACTAATGGTTCAGCAAACAGCACAATACCTAACATCTAAATAATGTAATTATTGTAGAAGAGCATTATGGAAAAGTTACAAATAAATTATGGATAAAGTGTGCTTTTACTTATActtatattaataataataataataataacaacaataataataataataataataataataataataatgataataataataataaagaaataaaagaagttGTAAAAAACAGAGCACTCACTTTTAAATCTGACCACACAGTTTGCTACATCAAAATAAATGACGCATTTTAATAAATTACTGTAAAAATAGAAAAGTTACATTTTATCATCTTGCCTGCTGCTGCCTGCAGCCTCTCTCTGCAGCTCTTTGCATCCTCAGCACTACTCATCAGTCCTGAAAccgctgctctgctccagaCTTTCAcctttcatttgctctgtttagGTCTTGAAACTGTGCTCAGTTCAGCTATAGTTCCCTCACTGCTAACTGATAATTGCTAACTGGCTAACGTTACTGTGTGTGCCAGACAGGTTAACATTTATGATAACTGTCTAATACTTCAATGTCATTGAAACAGGAGGTTTACTGACGACTGAAATTCTTCCTAAAGTCTTGTTCAGTGTCATAAACGTTAACTTCTTTAGTTGCGAGTGAGGAGAGGACCTCTTTGCCTCACTGTGTCAGCTGGAGGAAGTAAAGACAGCACTGTTTCTATCAGTGTTGTTGCAAATACGTATGCATTTCCTCCTCACCAGGATTGTGTTAAACATTCTGGTTAAAATGTCCGCTAACTGCTCTTCTGGACACCATCACACATCCACGGGTATGTCTTCTGGAACACCAGTCCTTCCATCTCTTCATAGCTGTCCTCACTTCTTCCTTACTACTCTTCTGCACTTCCTGCACTAACTTTTCTCCATTTGTCCCCCTCTTTCATATCTTCATTAACCAGCTTCTTAAAGTACTCCTTCCTTGTTTTCAACACACTTCCCACATTTGTTAGTTCCCATCTCTATCTGTAACCACCCTAACatgctgcacatcctttccagcCATCTCACCAATCAATACAAGTTCTCCTTCCTTAGTGTTCAACCTCATACACAATTCACTATAAGCTTTTTCCTTTGTTACCTCTCCCAGCCTATCAGACTTTATCTTTTCTAACCTTTTCCTTTGAATACTTTCCTCAATTCCTTGTCTTCTTTCCTCTGTAAAGAGTCAAATACCTTTTTGGCAGTTTCCTTTACTGCTTCATCTGTATTTTTCCAGTCATCTGGAAACTCGTCACTACTACCCAGAGCCTTTCTCTTGCAAACACAATACATCTACCTTCCTTCTCGCCATCATATCAGTCAACTCTCTCCCTTTACCTGTCATGGTTCCTACATTTGAAATCTCTACTGTCATCTCCATATTCCAgccttgtcttttcttttctctcgctGGCTCAGAACACTTTCAGCCTCTCTTCTTCCTTTGTTTTTGGCCAACAGTACCACAGTTTGCATCCTGATAGTTAACAGCACTGGAGGCAGTTGCTGTTAAACCAGACCATGACAAATTTGGTATGGATAGCTCATTTTTGATGATTTGCTTGATTTGGCCTAGATTTTATGCCGAATGCTTTTCCTGATTCAAACGTCTTATATCTGGGCATGGGACTGACAATGCATCTGgaaaaattgtgatttttgtaGGCTGAACTAATTCACACGCCTTAAGTACATTTATCTAGTTATTCATCCAACTTTACATTTTTGTTCTCGTCTTTAAATACAATAAACCTTACTTCAAAAATTAATGTGCCAAATGATGTAACATAATATTCATACTCTAAATTGTAAAATTTTGAAATATCAACATTGAGTATAAAAATAAACCTGGCTAAATCAAGGAAATTAAAATGATACAATTCTTTTATAAGGCGTTATCGGTGCATAAACACTACTAATGGATCATTGCTTGAtagtggttgctaggcaacatggTTACATAGGTAAGAACCTTTAGGGGCCTTTAGATACCTGTGTGAAAAGTTTGGTTGCACAACTGATTGTGTGGGAGTAGTTTGCAGACAAACcaacaaatattttttctattaCACTAAAATACACATAAAATGTATAAACAATCAGCTGTGGCAGTTTGAACTTCATACGTCTGTGTTTCTCATACAACTCGTTCTGTTGAggttaaaatacaaaatgtacTTTTGAAAGGTCTGGGAAAACCTGTGTTTCCAAATTTCATTCTTTCTAGATGACAATATGCCCATTAAGATGACAAGAAACTATTTAATGTATGTAGTCTTGGCATTGTCCAGTTACATAACTACTGCACAAATCGCAGTTTGAACATCACCACACAAACTTATACTAGACTTGTTGGGGAAAGAAAAAGACTACTTTGCAACATATTCTCAGGCCAGACATCCTAGAGTTCATAATTTCAACTGCAGCCTTTTGTATTCAATACATACAAAATCAAATCTTTTGAGCAAAATTTTGTGTCACAGCGCATTCATTTTCTATATGTTTTGCACATTTTGGTACATGTAATACACGCATTGTGTGCTGTTACTGTATTAGTTTGACTCTTCTAAATGTTTATGCATATCTACCAACCAAAGCCAATAATGGATTAAGTGTTCAAGATGCCAGGCAAAGGGCCAGTAAGGATTTAAAATATAAGTGTGTCAACAAGTGTTATGCCGTATCAAATGAAGACTCCATCCAGATGCTCTAGCCAAAATAAGAATCCATGACTAATGGCAATGGCAGTGTTAAATGGAATGAATGTGTtagcatattttatattatatttgttaATATAAAAATGCTGATATGCTAAAATACATGGATTCTACTGAGATGAGACATAATTACTGTTCGTGATACTGATTATGTTAAAGATCAGCCGACTAATCACATCCTAAAGTGCCTAGTATTAGTTACTAATATTTACTGAagctatgtttttttgtttgtttttttacagctaCTATTTATTCACCACCAACTGTAATCTCTTGGGTTTCTGAACGAGATAAAATGCTCTACAATTACATAAGAAATATCAAGGGAGGGATATTGCTTGCAGTCTATAGGGCAATTGATTAAATCAACACCTGAATACATGCTTGCATAGAAACGGGGATATTAGTGAAACCTGCTGCTCCTGTGCATGTAAACTAGTTTATCACATTATTTTCAACAGCAAGATAAGGACAGTCAATAGACTGGGATGCAAGGTAAAGACAAGCATTAAGTTGCTGAAAAATGGGAGATGGATGGAAAAGGGGAATAAAGGGGAGAGAAAACAACAGCACATAGCAGAAAGTCTGCTTCCCTTTAATTGATGAGTTATTAAAATCATTATTTCTCAGAGTCCTAGTTCTATCACAAAGATCGATGGCAGGCACCGCTGAACGTCCACACTAAAAcacttacacacatacacaagacACGTGTAGGAGATGGTCGGGCCTTTGTGCCCTTGTCTCTCAGCAGGATAAAGCCCCTCTCCACAAGCCCGTGGACACAAACACTGCACTAGAACAGTAAATGCACCTGCATACGTGCACAGCAGCATGTATGCAAGCACGTATACACCTCAGTCTGATCTCAGAGGATTTCATTACAGTGTGTTGATGCGCCGAAACATCTGCATTACACTATTGACTCTTTAGCTGTTGCTCGACTTGCCGATCAGCCCGAGGAAATGCCCAATCAAGAGGGCTGTACCACTGGAGGTGCTCATTAATTGTGACATTGGAAATCAATTTACATGCGCAGTGCATGAGAGGAGTAATATGGAAGTTAACATTTACTCTTTCGTCTGAGTCCCCAAGTACAAAAAGAGCCTTCAGAGAGATGAGAGTGTTACTGAGGTGTTTCTGTGATTACGTAATGTGAAATCTTGTTTTCTCTTAGTATTATAGCTATGCAGTAAAAGAGTGGcaataaatgtgtttatataGAAAGCTTTATATCCTTTAAGAGGCGAGAAAGGGGTACGAGAAAActaggagagagaaagaagaaaagacaaacaaatcCAAATGAAAGTGTTGTGTGAAAACAGTTACATGTTGATTATATTATAACATGTAGAGACCTTTAATTGGCAGGTGCAACTGAATGTATACATTCTCATAAATCCTAGGCTGCTGTACTTACACAGCTATCAATATCTGGCTGGAGTACATCTAGTAAAGCTAGAAGAAGCAAATCAGGTACGGCAACATGAAAAAAGTAGATGAAGGGCtgtaaataaaaagttaaaaacccCCTCATACATACATGTTTATTTGAGAGACATCCACAGATTTAATCTATAAATCAAAAGACATGATTCCAGTGGAAGAGCCATTACGCAGCATTTACACTAAGGCTGAACAGGCACATATTTTAACTATCTGTTCCTCTTTTGATCTGCTGTCTTTTGCTGTTGCGAGGTAATTCTGCTCGACACGTGATGACAGATCTCAAAACTGTTAGTTTTGTCAATTTTCTGCTGACCAGCTGTTTTGGTTGGGCGGCAGATTCATCTCTTTCGCACTGATGCACTCAGAATATACTTTATTCGATATGAGCCTTCAAAACTGCCTGTGTTGAGCATATGGCACTGCAGTGCAGAATGCAGAACATTCAAGAGGCTGAAAATGGTGAGGTACAATGAGGGAAGCAAGAGCCTATCAATTAAGAAGAAGTGAGCACAGAGTTAttcaaaaaaaatgcaatagaagaagaagatatGAAGTGGGTGGGGTGTGATGAAAAGAGATGAAGGAGGTGTGAGAAAATGATCACACAGCCCATCAAAATGCAAAATGGAGCACTTGGGAGTATCCCCCAGCCGGTACTATTAACCAGCAGAGAGCTGCTCTGGTTAACATACGGTGAGGAAAGTTCTGAGCACATATAGACAAGGTCATCATCGGTAAGAGGTCTTCTTTCAGTGATCAAAGACTGTAAGCTCGCACTTCGAGACCTGACCAGCCTTCAGGGACATTTTAAAGGGATGAGATGGAAATCACCACAGAACTGGCagatatttgtgtgttttaccgTGAGGTGGGAAGAGGTGTTTTTTTACCTGTGGCACTAGATCCCAGCGTGAATATGAACACTGGGGTGGGCAAAGAACACACCTGTCTGTCAGCGTGCAAGCTCCTGCTGCTCGTCCACATCATTACAACTCAATCGCGGGGCGTTTGAGTGAGCTAGCGCAAACAGCACTCAGCGCTGCTCTGTCCCACTCAGGGAGATACAGTAATGCACTTCTGAAATATGACACCCTTCCCTGGCACCACACTCCTACTATGTACAACCCTCTGCATAACAGAATGCTGCAGCTGTGCCTAAAATGCAGGACTCTGATGTTGCCCTGTCCCACGATACAGGATCTGAATGAAATCCATGGATGTTCAGCTCCCGTTGAATATATTCATTAAAAAGACTGCACACTGGGACATTATTTTCTTGATTTTTATTGAATTATAAGTCTCATGCATGATACTGGTAACTGATTTCAAGATTCCAACTGTGAGCGCTGCATCAAATGTTccaccttttatattttatacttaACCCCATTAGATGTGACACCATTGGCATGCTGTTTAAATAATCTCTCTGTAAAATGATTAACAACACGGACCCATGGCCATAAAATTCAGCTTTTCCATTGATTACGGGGTAATAGCTAGATAGATTAATGCGTTTCTCACGGGGTTCCCACCTCGGCAATGAATCTGAATCACTCATGCACACGGAGCAAGTAGAGCAGCCTCAGTAACCCACATTTGTATCCTCACTCATATATATCTAATGCCAATTACTGATTGGTCCTTCACCGAGCTTCTTCACGTCCTCCTCAGCAGTCTTGCATGAATCCACCCTGACACAGCATGTCACAGAGCTGAGCTAGGTCAATTCAGAAATTTCATTTTTGGGAAAGTGATGATGAAATTCAGCTGTCAGGTCACGCAGTGGAAACACATCAGGataaaatctgaagtcaaaatgAGCAAGTGTAGGAGGATGTGAAATAAATGGGGGGGGGGCACCATCATATATTGCAGAGTAAGTCAAAAAGCTATGATGGAACTCTGCTTTCAGATCTCACAGGCTCAATATCTCCAGCCACCGATAATGCGCAACACTACATCACCGGCATTAAATATTCAGGCGCTCGCTACACCTAGGTGAACTTGTGCACCTATACACTCACCTCGAGCACACAAAGGAAACAGTCTGTTAAAGATGACTCGAGCAGAACAGAATTTACATTAGCAAGTCAACTGCAACAACTGCTCCTTTCAAACCAGATGTCAGAGCTATTAAACCCTATACATGAGCTCTGGACTGCAATGAGGAACACATGCCAGCCCCATTCAGCTGAGCAGTTCAACTATGGCATGACTATTTCTTTTCTGAAAATGAAGTCATTTATAATGAAGGGTGCTATATGTAGTATTAATGAGACCTTTTTTAGTTGCAGCCACGACGATAATCTTTGAGTGGCCCCGagccaacataaaaaaaacaatttcctAAACCAAACTGAACTCAGTCAGTTTTACCATTTTAATTGGTGAATAAGGGAAGCAGAATTCAAAGCAGTTAGGGAGCAAGGGAGAAAAACGGCTTTAATATAGTTTTTGAAAAGATTTTCCATTGTGCATAATGTTGGTGCTTTTCTAATGTCTTTCCACAGTGCAACAGAAGTCCAAAAGCGGATAATGAAAGACATTCTTTAATAGATGTTTGCAACATACACCGTCTTCTCTCCTCTCCTACAAGTGTGTGGTGCCCAGCAGTGAAAGCATCAACTTAGCGCTCCAAAAAAGAATGACAAAGTGAATGACATCATTACTGAACTGTTCCCTCaccgaaaaaaagaacagtCTGTCATCCATCCACAGACGAGACTTTCCCAGCACCAGACAATTATACATAATCTATTTTACAATAATGACAACAAGACTAACAGGCTGCATCTTACCTGGTTATTGATGCACAGAGCAAGGTGCTTCCTCTCCCGAGCCAGACTCCCGCTGCGCAGTCTCACCTCCTCTCCTTGGTGAACATTTCTGGAAGGACATCACTCAAGTTAGGGTGCAAAACTctcaaaaatatgaaatatgtcaAAAGCTCTCGGCATACGAGCAGCCTGTACTCTGTGTCCAGCTGCAGAGAGTACCGATACGCAGGATTTTAAAACCACTCCTCAGTGCTTGAAGCAGCCTTTACCGGAGCTTCCCGTTTAACCGAAATAATAAACACTGCTGCTTTACATTTGGGACTAAGGCGAGTCGCTGCGTGGGTTACTAACCTGTACGTGCCGCTCCTCAGCATGACGAGCTCTCCACCCGCAGTCAGACAGAGATGCAGTGAACACTTTGAGTCGGGAGCAGCCGGTGAGCGACCACACTTGGAAAATTTTCGCAGCCAATGGGATGCTGAGGGTGTGCGCGTGCCCCCCGCCTTTGCTTTTCAATACAGCGCCCCCCACGCGCGCGTGTTGACACGGCGTCATTTAACTTGGCGATCGACTTTAATCGCTGTATTCTGCACGGCTTAtcttttttttggtgtgtgtgtgtgtgtgtgtgtgtgctgggaaTGGCTCACGGTGTGCCAATCTATTTGCTCTTAGCAACTTACTTCCAGGGTGTGGGTTGGACTCAAGTTAAACAAACACGCACGATTGATATTTTATATCACGCCACCCTACACAGGCTTAGGTGAGAACCGAAGAGGTGAGGTATAAGGATGCCTAAATATTAAAAGGCCTCCTTTAAGGGTCGTTTTGCTCTAGGGCCTATCAAACCATCAGATTTGGCCTTTTGGATGGAGGACTTCCAAATCTGCCCGGTGTCCACCTACTATAAAAGGATCCTTATCCCGGTGTCCTACAGCCTAGTCTTTTTGCTTGGCCTGAGTTTAAACGGCGCCCTGCTGTGGTGCGTGATCTGTCGGACGCGCCGCTGGAGCAACACGGTGATCTACCTGACCAACCTCGCAGTCGCGGACCTCCTCTTTGTGCTGGCCCTTCCTCCACTTATTATCAGCGATGCTATGGGAAACTTCTGGCCCTTCGGGAACATCTTCTGCAAAACTGTTAGATTTGTCTTTCTGGTCAACCTCCACTGTAGTATAATGTTTGTCACCTGCGTCAGCGTTCACCGGTTCATCGGGGTGTGCTACCCCATCGCTGCTGTGCGCCTCAGGACCAGAAAGTTCGCCATCCTTGCGTCAGGGTCcatttggattctagccaatgcCGAGATTTCACCGACATTTGTGTTTGCGCACACGGGTGTGATCAACAACATGACTGTTTGCTTTGAAATGACCGGCCCGACGCAATTTGATGTGTTCTTTCCATATGGGCTGTTCTTGGTTATAGCGGGCTTTTTGATCCCATTCCTGGTCGTGGTCACCTGTTACTGCTCCAT harbors:
- the LOC112842169 gene encoding P2Y purinoceptor 3-like, yielding MEDFQICPVSTYYKRILIPVSYSLVFLLGLSLNGALLWCVICRTRRWSNTVIYLTNLAVADLLFVLALPPLIISDAMGNFWPFGNIFCKTVRFVFLVNLHCSIMFVTCVSVHRFIGVCYPIAAVRLRTRKFAILASGSIWILANAEISPTFVFAHTGVINNMTVCFEMTGPTQFDVFFPYGLFLVIAGFLIPFLVVVTCYCSMIKVLYCGAADCISNTRKQRVRKKCLYTLLTVCLMFVVCFVPYHIVRTVYMFVRVYMPGNCHLLNLAMITFKVWKPVVVLNCCVNPLIYFCSSHPKRLKFRAWLWRRNKRVEPTVCLVSKKSEGCNP